The Stigmatella aurantiaca DW4/3-1 genome contains the following window.
CGGTAGACGGAGGCGTTGCGCTCCCGGCCGTGGTGCTTGAGGTACTCCTTGCCCACGTGCTCCATGTCCACGTAGAGCCCGTTGTGCTGGCCGTTGAGGCTCACCCGGACATACTGGGCACTCGGCACGGGCAACCCCATCGCCGTGTACAGGTCCACCGCGAACTTCTCCGTCAGCTTGCCGCCGTCGTTCCAACTGGCCAGCAGGTTGAAGTGGTCCCGGTCATCCAGGTCGTAACCGGAATCCAGTTCGATCTTGAAGCTCTTCTGCGGCAGCGTGCGGGTGCTCGCGCCGCGGTAGCGGATCTGCCCGGGGGCGCTCTGTCCGTCGAGCACCACCACCACCGGCACCGTGTCATCGGAGGTGGGGTGGGCATCCAGTTTGGCCAGGTCCTCCGGGGCGATGTACAGCTCGAACCGGGGCAGCCGCGTCTGAACCGGGGGAAACTCGCCCAGCCGTGGCCCTGCATCGGGAATGCCCGCGTCCAGTCCGCCTCCCGCCGGCGGGGGAGGGCCCCCATCCGAGGTGCCGGGCCCCTCGCCCGGAGGGAACGGGAGTTCGGGCTGACCGGGCAGCGGGTCGACTCCCGTCTCATTCTTTGGAGGAGGGTCCTTGGAAACCGGCGTCGGCCCACAGGCCAGCAACCCCACCATCGCCACCACCCACCACCCGCACCGTTGAGACATGCACCCTCCCGTCCAGGGCGAGGAGGCGTGCACTGGGCGTGCCCCCCCCGTGTGTCCGGTACTGGATGCTGGAAGGGCGGGAGGCGCGCCCCGGGGGCGAACGGATGCGCTGGGTTGGGAACGCGGGTTCCCTGGGTGGGACGCTTGGGGGCGTGAACAGGGCAACGCCCAGGGGCGCCTGAGGCTCCGGGGGAGGAGAAGATTGCGCCGGGAGGGGGGTAGGCCGGTGTAGAACAAGGGAAGGCCGGAATCAGCTCCCCCTGGGCAGCGGGTGCGTGAATGTGGACAGTGGCACTGCGCAGTGGTGGGGTATGGGCGCCTGAAGGCAGGCGCCGCTGAAGTGGAGGGGCCATGCACGAGTGGTTGGAGACACTGCAGAAGTCGGCGAAGACGACAGCTCCGGGGGCGGCTGCCGAGGAGTTACGGAGGACCGAGACGGAGTTTGGTGTCCCGCTGCCGGGAGAGCTGGGAGACCTGTACGCGGCGCTGAATGGCGGCACGTTCGAGGGCGAGGTGGTGCTCTATCCGCTGTCGGCGGAGGACGAGCTTCCCAGCGTGCTGCAGAAGACGCGGAAGATGTTGGTGGGCCTGCCGGTGTCGGGGGTGTGGCGCTTCGGCCTGAAGGGGCCGCACCGGCACCTGTTCGCGGCGCGCAAGTCGGCCATGGTGGAGCAGGGGGACGGTGGGGGGCCGCTGCCGGAGTGGGTGCAGGCGCTGGGAGACGATGACTGGCTCTATGGCACCTGGGATGAAGAGCAGCGGGAGATGCGGCTCTACCGGGCGCTGTCGCAGATGCTCCCCGTGCTGGTTCCGCCCGTGGAACATGAGGATTTCGGAGACCGCACCTTCGCTCGAGCCATCGCCGCCGTGGAGGGCGCGCTGAGCGAGCTGACCGAGGAGGGCGAGGAAGCGTCTTCGGAAGAGGAAGAGGCCGAAGACGACGAGGCGGCCGAGGAAGAGGAAGAGGCCGAAGACGACGAGGCGGCTGCGGACGAGGACGGCGAGGCAGCCGAGGAAGAGGCCGCGGACGAGGACGACGAGGCGGCTGAAGAAGAAGCGGCTGAGGACGAGGACGAGGACGACGAGACGGCCGCGGACGAGGGCGACGAAGAGGCCGAGGAGGAATCGGCCGCTGGGGAAGTGCAGGACCTCCAGTACGAGTATGAGGACGCGCAGGTGCCTCCGGCTGGGAAGTCCGCGGAGCTCCAGAAGCCCGCGGTGCTGGCCGCCGAGCGGCGCGTGAAGAGCATCAAGAAGAAGCCCGCGCGGAAGGAAGTCGTGAAGCCCGAGGCGCCCGCGAAGCCTGTGGGTGGAGGCCTTGACCAGCCCGCGGTGATTGCCGCCGATCGGCGCGTGAAGGGACTCCAGGCGCAAGCCGCTCCGGAAGCAGTGAAGGGTGAGGCGCCACGCCAGAAAGCGGCGGCTCGGACCGCGGCGAGGAAGACCACGGACAAGGTGGGTGCCGCCAGCAAGGCGCCGGCGAAGCAGGCCTCGGCCAAGACGAGTGCCGCGAGCGCCCAGCGTCCAGCGCCGAAGGCGGCCGCGAAGAAGGCTCCCGCCAAGAAGGTGGCCGCGAAGAAGGTTCCCGCCAAGAAGGTGGCCGCGAAGAAGGTTCCCGCCAAGAAGGTGGCCGCGAAGAAGAGCGCAGTGAAGAAGGCCCCCGCCAAGAAGGTGGCTGCGAAGAAGAGCGCGGTGAAGAAGGCTCCTGCCAAGAAGGCGGCCGCGAAGAAGGCTCCCGCCAAGAAGGTGGCCGCGAAGAAGAGCGCGGTGAAGAAGGCTCCTGCCAAGAAGGCGGCCGCGAAGAAGGCGACCGTCAAGAAGGCGGCCGTCAAGAAGGCGGGAGCGCGGAGGGCGTGACGGGTTAGGGCGCTCCGAGGGACTCAGTGCCGCGGGCCGGGAGCATTCTCCTCCTCTATCTCGGGTGGGTGGGGAGGCTCCGGCTTGGCGGTGGGGACCAGTCCCTGTGCGATCCACCGCTCGTGGCGGCGGGCGAGGCGGTCCTGGGCCACGACCTGGACGGCTCCCGCCACGGGCAGGGCCAGGAGTGCGCCGAGCACCCCCGCGAAGGCTGTCCCCACCAGCATGGCCAGTGCGATGAGCAAGGGGCTCATCCGCAGGGTGTGGCGCTGGATGATGGGCTGGAGCAAGTGGTTCTCCACCTGCTGGTACAGCAGGAAGACGCCGAGCGCGATGAGGCCCACGCGATTGCCACCGGAGGCATACGCGGTGGCGACCACCAGCACCCCGCCGAGCAGGGGGCCCAGAAACGGGACGAGGCCCAGCACCGCCATGGCCAATCCGAGCGGAACGAAATAGGGCACGCCCAGGAGCAGCAGCGTCACCATCGTCACCCCGCCACCGATGAGCGAGATGCAGAACGCGCCGGCCACATAGCTGCCCACGGTGTGGTGCATCCGCAGCGCCAGCCCCCGCCAGTAGCCCCGCTCCGGGGGCGGAAGCCACAGGAGGGCCTTGTCGAATACCTCCTTGCCGAAGCAGAGGAAGAAGAGCGTCAGGACCACCACGGTGATGAAGGCCGCCAGGTGGTGGAGGATGTCCGTCACCACCCCCAGCATGGGCATCGCGGCCCCAGGCAACCGCTGCCGCGTCTCCGCCGAGACGCGCGCGATGAGGTCATAACGCGCGTCCAACTGCTCGACCCACCGCTGATGCTTCAGTTGCTCGATGTAATCCGGCGCCTCGCGGACCAGGGACTGGCCCTGCTGCACGAGCATGGGAACGAAGGTGGTCAGCAAGGCCGCGACCAGGCCCAGGCCGGTCAGGAACACCAGGGCAACGGCCACACCGCGCCGCAAGCCCTTGCGCTGCAACCAGGACACCAGGGGACTGGCCGCCAGCGCCAGGAAGAGCGCCACCAGGACCCAGGACAGGACCCCGCTGGCGGCGCGTACCAGCAGCAACAGCCCCAGGATCGCCAGGATGTTCAGCCCCACCGTCCAGACCGTGCGGGGGGATATCTGGGAGCGTGACCCCGAGGCTGTGCTCACTCCCTAGCCCTCCGGGAGTTGCTCCCGGTCGATGGGACGCATCTCCTCGCGGGGGCGGGCGGTCCACCCGTCCTCGTCGTCCTCGGCCCCTTCGGCACGGAACGACTGGATCTGATCCGGGAGGATGTCCCGGAAGTCCGGCTCATCCTCCAGGGGCGGCGTGGCCACGAGCTCCTGGTCCGTGAGGTTGATCTCCTCCTCCCCCGTGACCGGGTTCACATGGCGCAGCGAGGACGCCTCGCCCACATCCTCGGTCCCCAGTTTCTTGAAGCGCATGACTCTTCCTCCAGTGGCTCACGGTGGCTTGGCTGCTTCCGTCCCTAACAGTGCGGCGCCCCAGGGGATGCGGCAACGCTAGCAGCCCGCCTGCCTGCCCCCATCCAGGCGCTCAGCGGCTCGAAGCGGGCGCGGAGGAGGCGGGCTTCAAGTCCAGCAGCACCATGATCAAGGCGAGCACGCGGGAGAACGTCTCGCGCAGCACGTAGCGCTGGGTCGAGGGGTGGCCCTCGTCGGCCGCCACGCCCCAGGCATCCATGCCCACCGAGTTGGCGATGTAGAGCGCTCGGGGCAGGTGGAAGCGCTGGGTGACCAGCAGGGCGCGGCGCATGCCGAAGACGTCATAGGCCCGCACACAGCTGTCGTAGGTGGACAGGCCCGAGTTGTCGCCCTGCACCGCCGTCTCGGGCAAACCCCGCTCCAGCAGGTAGCGGCGCATGGCGCGCGTCTCGTCGTGGAACCGGTCGGAGTTGTCCCCGCTGACCAGCACCCCCCCCACCTTCTTCTCCCGCCACAGGGCGATGGCCGTGTCCAGCCGCTGGGCGAGCACGGGGGAGGGGACCCCCCCGGGCGCCAGGCCCGCGCCGAACACCAGCGCCATGGGGGCCTCGGGCGCCCCCTGCCGGGGCAGGATGCGGTCCGCGTAGCGCACCTGAACGAAGCGGGACAGGGCCAGCACCCCGAGCAGACTCAGCGCCCCGGCCAGCACCCCTCTGCGCATCCAAACACCCAGCACGCCGCGACGCCCCATGGCAAGGAAGACCGTGGACAGGGGGTCATTGTCTCCCGGCCCCTCGCGGCCTGGAAGGGGGGCTGTCTTCTTGAGAGGCGAGGGTTGACCGGCTGGCGCACCGCTTATATAGGGGGCGCCGCTCACCCTATTGCTCCCTCGTCTCCAGGGTTCGTAGCAGGAGCTAGAGGCCCATGGCGTCCCTTCGCGATATCCGCAAGCGCATCCGCTCGGTGAAGAACACGCGGCAGATCACCAAGGCCATGAAGATGGTGGCCGCCGCGAAGCTGCGCAAAGCGCAGGACTCCATCATCGCCGCCCGCCCCTACGCGCAGACGCTGGACCAGATCATCGCCGATCTGGCGGCCCGCTCGGGCGACCAGGAGCTGGCGCACCCCCTGCTGGTGAGCCGTCCCGTCAAGCGCGCCGAGGTGGTGCTGCTGACCTCGGACCGCGGCCTGGCCGGTGGTTTCAACTCCAACGTCATCCGTCGCGCCAACCGCTTCATCTACGAGAACAGCGCGCTGGAGCGCATCCAGCTGTCCACGGTGGGGCGCAAGGGCCACGACTTCTTCCGCCAGCGCGGCCAGGCCATCCGCAAGGACTACGGTGGCCTCTACCAGCGGCTGAACTACCTCGCCGCCCGGGAGATGGCCGAGGAGCTCACCGTCGGGTTCCTGAATGGCGAGGTGGACGCCGTCTACATCGTCTACAACGAGTTCGTCTCCGCCATCAGCCAGAAGATCACCGTGGAGCAGCTCCTGCCGCTTCAGACCTTCGGCCCCGCGGCGGGAACGCCGGCCGCCACGGCCACCACCGCCACCGCGCTCGTGGACTTCGAGTACGAGCCGGGCCGCCAGGACGTGCTGGACCGGCTGGTGCCGCAGGCCATCTCCATCAAGCTGTACCGCGCGCTGCTGGAGAGCGTGGCCAGCGAGCACGGCGCCCGCATGAGCGCCATGGAGAACGCCACCCGCAACGCCAGCGACATGATCGCGGACCTGTCCCTGCACTACAACCGCACGCGCCAGGCCGTCATCACCAAGGAGCTCTCCGAGATCGTCTCCGGCGCCGAGGCTCTCAAGTAGGCCCCGGCCGTACCGGAGGCGCCCGCTACGCCGCCTCGGCGGCGATGCGGGCCCGGAGCTTCTCGTCCGGCAGCCGGCCGAGGCCGGCCTTCATGTTGTCGCGCAGATGGCTGACCTTCGACGTCGCGGGAATCGCGCACGTCACGGCCGGATGCGAAATCACGAACTTCAGCAGGAGCTGGGCCCAGCTGTCGCAATCGAGCTCGGACGCCCACGGGGGCAGGGGCTTGCGCTTGAGCCGCTGGAGGAGGCCTCCGCCCGCGAAGGGCCGGTTCGCGATGACGGCGATCCCCTGATCGCGCGCGACGGAGAGCAGCCGCTGTTCGGCCTCCCGCTCCCCCACGGAGTAGTTGATTTGCACGAAGTCCACCGGCCGGGACAGGAGCAACTTCGCCACGGCTTCGTGGGCGCTGGCGGTGTAGTGGGTGACGCCCACGTAGCGCACGCGCCCCTGCTCCTTCCAGGCCTGCAAGGTGTCCAGGTGCGTGGCGGCATCGACGAGGTTGTGGACCTGCATCAGATCGAGGCGCTGCGTGCGCAGCTTGCGCAGGGAGTCCTCCATCTGCCGGAGGCCCTCCGCCTTGCCCGAGGTCCACACCTTCGTGGCGGTGAAGAGCTTGGGCTGGAGGCCCGTTTTGACGGCGAGCGCGCCGAGTACCTCCTCGGACTGACCATACATGGGCGAGGAATCGACGAGCGTGCCCCCCAGCGCGGCGAACGCGCGGAGCACCTCCTCCAGCGGCGCGCGCTCGGCCACCCCGGGGCCGACGTCGAAGGTCTGCCAGGTGCCCATGCCGATGACGGGGAGGGCTTCCTGGGTGCGGGGGATGGCTCGGGTGAGCATGGCGGGAGTCTCCGAGGGGGTGGCCCAGACCCGTCCCGCCGCGGTGGCGGCCAGGGCCAGGCCCGAGGTCTGAAGGAACGCGCGCCGGTCCCATCGTCTCATCGGTGGACCTCCAAGAAGAAAGAGGCAAGGCTCTTAACGCGTCTTCCGCCCCGTGTCTGGCTGCCTTCTCGCCCTCCTGGCGCCATCCAGGCCCTTGAATTCACCCTGGAACGGAAGGGGTTATAAGGAAAAGGGATGGGTTCTTCCCCCGGCCTAGGCCCAGCCCGCCGCAAGGCTTGACCCGGCAAAATCCCCCCGGTAAAGGGGGCCCGTTCCCCTCCTTCGGGCCGATTTCGATGCGAGCGGCCGAAAGCCGCCTTTCGCCAAGAGGCAGACGAATTCATGAGCGCTCAAGTTGCGACGGTAGGCAAGATCACCCAGGTCCTCGGTCCCGTGATTGACGTGGAGTTCCCGCCGGGAGGCCTGCCCGAGGTGTACACCGCCCTCAAGGTCACCAACGCCAGCATCAGCGCCGAGGAGGACAACCTCACCATCGAGGTCGCCCAGCACCTGGGTGAGAACATGGTGCGCTGCATCTCGATGGACTCCACCGAGGGTCTGGCCCGCGGCCAGGCGGTGAAGAACACCGGCGCCCCCATCCAGGTGCCCGTGGGCAAGGGCACCCTGGGCCGCATCCTCAACGTCATCGGCGCGCCGGTGGACGAGCGCGGCCCCATCACCTCGCAGCAGACCTGGCCCATCCACCGCCCGGCGCCCACCTTCGTGGAGCAGGACGTGCGCGTGCAGGCCTTCGAGACCGGCATCAAGGTCATCGACCTGCTGGGGCCCTACACCCGTGGCGGCAAGATTGGCCTGTTCGGCGGCGCCGGCGTGGGCAAGACGGTGCTCCTGATGGAGCTCATCCGCAACGTGGCCAAGGAGCGCGGTGGCTTCTCGGTGTTCGCCGGCGTGGGCGAGCGCACCCGCGAGGGCAACGACCTGTATCACGAGATGCAGGAAGGCAACGTCATCAACACCAAGAACCTGGAGGAGAGCCAGTGCGTGCTGGTGTACGGGCAGATGAATGAGCCGCCCGGCGCCCGTGCCCGCGTGGCCCTCTCGGCGCTCACCATCGCCGAGTACTTCCGGGACGTGGAGGGGCGCGACGTGCTCCTCTTCGTGGACAACATCTTCCGCTTCACCCAGGCTGGCTCCGAGGTGTCCGCGCTCCTGGGCCGCATCCCGAGCGCCGTGGGTTACCAGCCCACGCTGTCCACGGAGATGGGCGCGCTCCAGGAGCGCATCACCTCCACCAACAAGGGCTCGGTCACCTCCGTGCAGGCCATCTACGTGCCCGCCGACGACCTGACCGACCCGGCGCCGGCCACCACGTTCGCCCACCTGGATGCGACCACGGTGCTCAACCGCGCCATCTCCGAGCTGGGCATCTACCCCGCCGTGGACCCGCTCGACTCCACCAGCCGCATTCTCGACCCGAACGTGGTGGGGCCGGAGCACTACGCGGTGGCGCGCAAGGTCCAGGGCATCCTCCAGAAGTACAAGGAGCTCCAGGACATCATCGCCATCCTCGGCATGGACGAGCTGTCCGAGGCCGACAAGCTCACCGTGGCCCGGGCGCGGAAGATCCAGAAGTTCCTGTCCCAGCCCTTCCACGTGGCCGAAGTGTTCACCGGCGCGCCCGGCCGCTACGTGGAGCTCAAGGACACCATCCAGGGCTTCAAGGAGCTTGCCGAGGGCAAGCACGACGATCTGCCCGAGGCCGCCTTCTACATGGTGGGCAACATCAACGAGGCGATCGAGAAGGCCCGCAAGCTGGCCGCGGCCTGAGGCGTTTGCCTCGCCTGGAGGGGCTTTCATGCGCCTCACCCTGTCTCTGGTGCTGTTGGGGGTCGCGCTCCCGGCGTTCGCCGCGGAGCGCACCAGCAAGGCCCGCGTGAGCGCCAACGGCGCCTTCAGCGTGCGGCTGGTGGAGGTGGCTCCTGGCCAGTGCCGGCTGGAGATGCTCCAGGAGAGCGGGGTGGTGTGGCAGTTCTCCGGGTGCATCGGCACGGTGAACGACCTGTACTTCGCCTCGAACGATGGGGAGCGCGTCTGGGTGCTCATGCCCCTGGTGGAAAAGGGCAAGCGCTCCTTGGTGGAGAAGCAGGGCCGCCGGAAGGTGCGCGTGCCGGCCTGGGCCAACGCGCCGGTGGCGGCGCTGTACGGCCGCACGGGCGAGAAGCTGAAGGAGATGCGGCTGCCGGAGTTGATGGCCCCCAAGCAGTGGGGGGAAGTGCGGCAGTTGCAAGGCCACTTCAAGTGGCTGGAAGGGACGCTGGGCATCCCGGGCACGGGCCCGCGCCTGACGGACGACGAGAAGGTGGAGTTCGAGCCGGTGGCGAGCAAGACCCAGCGGCTCTCATTCTGAAGCAGCGCGGTACCCGAGGAACTCATGGCCAAGCTGACCGTGGAGATTGTCACCCCAGAGAAGCGCATCCTGTCCGTTCAGGCGGACGAGGCCATCGTCCCGGGAAGCCGCGGCCTCTTCGGCGTGCGCCCCGGCCACGCGCCCTTCCTGTCGCTGGTGGAGCCCGGGGCGCTGACCCTGATCGACGCTGGCCGGCGCGAGAGCTTCTTCATCGCCGGCGGCTTCGTCGAGGTGGGCAACGACAAGGTGCTGGTGCTGGCCGATGGCGCCGAGCCGGTGGGCGGCATCGACGTGGAGGCGGCCCGCAAGCGCCTGGCGGAGGCACAGGAGCGCCTCAAGGGCTTGTCCTCCGAGGATGCCCGGTATCAGCTGGAGCAGGCCGCGGTGCGCCGCGAGACGGCGCGCATGAACGTCGCGGGCTCGCGCTAGTCCTCCTAGGGGCCGCGGCTCGCGAGCGGTGGTGAATCGGGGGCGCGACAGCGACACGTAGCTGGGTGTGAGGCTTGCCCCGCGGCCTCGGAGTACGGTACCAAACCCGACCTCCATTGCCTCGCGGCGTTGATGCGGGGACGGCCCCTGAAGAGGATGCGGATGCTCGACGCTGGCGTGCTGCTCGATTCGGCTGGTCCTCTGCTGAGCCTCGGTTAATCTCGCGCTTCCGATGCCGCTGACTCCCTCCGAGCGCCAGGACAGGTTCCACGCGGCGTTCCTGGGGCTCGCCATCGGGGATGCCCTGGGGTTTCCCCTGCGGGGTGTTCCCCCGGCAAGCCTCACGCGGCTCACCCATTTGGCGGATGACTTCGCCCCGCGCCCGCGCGGCCGGTTCGCCAAGGGGCAGTTCTCCGACGACACGCAATTGCTCCTGGCCGCCAGCGAGAGCGTCATCCGCGAGGGCAAGGTGGATGGGCGCAGCGCCGCGGCGCACTTCGCGTGGCTGTGGCAGGAGGGCGTCATCCTCCAGCCGCCCAAGGGGCTCTCCGAGGCGCTCCAGCGGCTGGCCGGGGGCGCGCCGTGGATGAGTGCCGGGGCGCCCCTGGGCCTCAAGTGCCCCTCGGTGCTCAGCCGGGCCATGGTGGTGGGCCTCTTCGAAGGCCGCCGCGCGCGCCTGCCCCACGACGCGGGCGTGCTCTCGGTGGTGACGCACAAGGACCCCACGTGTGCCGCCGCGGCCGCCGCGTTCGCTCAGGCGGTGGCGTTGGGCATGGAGGAGGAGGCGCTCACGGCGGCGGCCTTCTGCGAGTCCCTGGCGCTGGCGGCGGCGGTGCATGACAAGACGCTCGCGGAGGAACTGCGGCACCTGCCCCGGCTGCTCACGTGGGATGTCTCCCGCGCGCTGGGGGCGCTGCGCAAGGTGGGCGTGCCGCGCTCGGAGCTCGCCGGGGTGGATGGGCTGCCACCGCACGTGGTGCCCGTGCTGCTGACCTCGCTGTACGCGACGTTGAAGATGCCGCACGACTTTCGCGAGGCGGTGGCGCTGGTGCTGCGCTGCGGCGGCGAGGTGGACGTGGCCGCGGCGGT
Protein-coding sequences here:
- a CDS encoding ADP-ribosylglycohydrolase family protein, with translation MPLTPSERQDRFHAAFLGLAIGDALGFPLRGVPPASLTRLTHLADDFAPRPRGRFAKGQFSDDTQLLLAASESVIREGKVDGRSAAAHFAWLWQEGVILQPPKGLSEALQRLAGGAPWMSAGAPLGLKCPSVLSRAMVVGLFEGRRARLPHDAGVLSVVTHKDPTCAAAAAAFAQAVALGMEEEALTAAAFCESLALAAAVHDKTLAEELRHLPRLLTWDVSRALGALRKVGVPRSELAGVDGLPPHVVPVLLTSLYATLKMPHDFREAVALVLRCGGEVDVAAAVTGALLGAHLGTRALPARLRKQVLYGENLLDTADRLFQARQVRETLVTALALHRRR
- the atpD gene encoding F0F1 ATP synthase subunit beta, with translation MSAQVATVGKITQVLGPVIDVEFPPGGLPEVYTALKVTNASISAEEDNLTIEVAQHLGENMVRCISMDSTEGLARGQAVKNTGAPIQVPVGKGTLGRILNVIGAPVDERGPITSQQTWPIHRPAPTFVEQDVRVQAFETGIKVIDLLGPYTRGGKIGLFGGAGVGKTVLLMELIRNVAKERGGFSVFAGVGERTREGNDLYHEMQEGNVINTKNLEESQCVLVYGQMNEPPGARARVALSALTIAEYFRDVEGRDVLLFVDNIFRFTQAGSEVSALLGRIPSAVGYQPTLSTEMGALQERITSTNKGSVTSVQAIYVPADDLTDPAPATTFAHLDATTVLNRAISELGIYPAVDPLDSTSRILDPNVVGPEHYAVARKVQGILQKYKELQDIIAILGMDELSEADKLTVARARKIQKFLSQPFHVAEVFTGAPGRYVELKDTIQGFKELAEGKHDDLPEAAFYMVGNINEAIEKARKLAAA
- the atpG gene encoding ATP synthase F1 subunit gamma produces the protein MASLRDIRKRIRSVKNTRQITKAMKMVAAAKLRKAQDSIIAARPYAQTLDQIIADLAARSGDQELAHPLLVSRPVKRAEVVLLTSDRGLAGGFNSNVIRRANRFIYENSALERIQLSTVGRKGHDFFRQRGQAIRKDYGGLYQRLNYLAAREMAEELTVGFLNGEVDAVYIVYNEFVSAISQKITVEQLLPLQTFGPAAGTPAATATTATALVDFEYEPGRQDVLDRLVPQAISIKLYRALLESVASEHGARMSAMENATRNASDMIADLSLHYNRTRQAVITKELSEIVSGAEALK
- a CDS encoding AI-2E family transporter → MSTASGSRSQISPRTVWTVGLNILAILGLLLLVRAASGVLSWVLVALFLALAASPLVSWLQRKGLRRGVAVALVFLTGLGLVAALLTTFVPMLVQQGQSLVREAPDYIEQLKHQRWVEQLDARYDLIARVSAETRQRLPGAAMPMLGVVTDILHHLAAFITVVVLTLFFLCFGKEVFDKALLWLPPPERGYWRGLALRMHHTVGSYVAGAFCISLIGGGVTMVTLLLLGVPYFVPLGLAMAVLGLVPFLGPLLGGVLVVATAYASGGNRVGLIALGVFLLYQQVENHLLQPIIQRHTLRMSPLLIALAMLVGTAFAGVLGALLALPVAGAVQVVAQDRLARRHERWIAQGLVPTAKPEPPHPPEIEEENAPGPRH
- a CDS encoding aldo/keto reductase; this translates as MRRWDRRAFLQTSGLALAATAAGRVWATPSETPAMLTRAIPRTQEALPVIGMGTWQTFDVGPGVAERAPLEEVLRAFAALGGTLVDSSPMYGQSEEVLGALAVKTGLQPKLFTATKVWTSGKAEGLRQMEDSLRKLRTQRLDLMQVHNLVDAATHLDTLQAWKEQGRVRYVGVTHYTASAHEAVAKLLLSRPVDFVQINYSVGEREAEQRLLSVARDQGIAVIANRPFAGGGLLQRLKRKPLPPWASELDCDSWAQLLLKFVISHPAVTCAIPATSKVSHLRDNMKAGLGRLPDEKLRARIAAEAA
- a CDS encoding histone H1-like repetitive region-containing protein, producing MHEWLETLQKSAKTTAPGAAAEELRRTETEFGVPLPGELGDLYAALNGGTFEGEVVLYPLSAEDELPSVLQKTRKMLVGLPVSGVWRFGLKGPHRHLFAARKSAMVEQGDGGGPLPEWVQALGDDDWLYGTWDEEQREMRLYRALSQMLPVLVPPVEHEDFGDRTFARAIAAVEGALSELTEEGEEASSEEEEAEDDEAAEEEEEAEDDEAAADEDGEAAEEEAADEDDEAAEEEAAEDEDEDDETAADEGDEEAEEESAAGEVQDLQYEYEDAQVPPAGKSAELQKPAVLAAERRVKSIKKKPARKEVVKPEAPAKPVGGGLDQPAVIAADRRVKGLQAQAAPEAVKGEAPRQKAAARTAARKTTDKVGAASKAPAKQASAKTSAASAQRPAPKAAAKKAPAKKVAAKKVPAKKVAAKKVPAKKVAAKKSAVKKAPAKKVAAKKSAVKKAPAKKAAAKKAPAKKVAAKKSAVKKAPAKKAAAKKATVKKAAVKKAGARRA
- a CDS encoding F0F1 ATP synthase subunit epsilon, with translation MAKLTVEIVTPEKRILSVQADEAIVPGSRGLFGVRPGHAPFLSLVEPGALTLIDAGRRESFFIAGGFVEVGNDKVLVLADGAEPVGGIDVEAARKRLAEAQERLKGLSSEDARYQLEQAAVRRETARMNVAGSR
- a CDS encoding SanA/YdcF family protein, with product MRRGVLAGALSLLGVLALSRFVQVRYADRILPRQGAPEAPMALVFGAGLAPGGVPSPVLAQRLDTAIALWREKKVGGVLVSGDNSDRFHDETRAMRRYLLERGLPETAVQGDNSGLSTYDSCVRAYDVFGMRRALLVTQRFHLPRALYIANSVGMDAWGVAADEGHPSTQRYVLRETFSRVLALIMVLLDLKPASSAPASSR